The genomic window CTTCATCCCCAAGTCGGAAAGCAGCAGCGCCATAACCACGAACACTCTCACCATCAACAGTTGGTTGTTTGAAATCTTCTACTCTTTCAATATTAGCTATATCCGCCGTTTCCATTGCAGCTTCTAATGTAGGACCAGTCATCGTAATGGCGTCTACGCGACCTGATTGCAACGCTTGAACATTTGATGGGATATCCGACACAATTTCAATTTGACTATCTGGTACACCAGCAGCTTCTAAATATTGTAATTCTATCGCACCCTCCATAACGGCAATCTTTACATCTGGGTTAGCAGCAATATCTTCGTAAGAATGGATGTCCATAGGATTTCCTTTTTGCACAGCTAACGCTTCACCGATACTGTACTCTGGTTCACCAAATGCAACCTTTTCACATCGATCAGGAGTTACATACATCCCCGCTGTAATAACATCAAATCGCTCAGCTTTTAGTCCAGGAATAAGAGAACTAAATTCTGTTAGGACACCTTCCATTTCATCAATTCCTAGTTCTTTAAAAACTGCTCTTGCGACCTCCACTGCTTCTCCAGTTAATTCACCATCTGCTGTTTTGTAGGCATAAGGTTTTTCCCCTGCAAATCCAACGACAATCTTACCTTCTTCCCTTGCTTTCTCTAAAGTGGCTAGCTCTGACCCCCCTGTTGTTGATGAACAAGCAGCCAATATAAGTGCTAAGAACATAAGCAAGCTTAAATAAAATAACTTCTTCACTGTTTAGACCCCTCCTAATATGTAGTAGTTTCATAGTGTAAAAAAATTACACACGTATATTAATAGTCTAAAAAAGGTTTATTTTTCCATCAAACGCTATATTCAGTTAAATTTTATAGCTAGACATAGTGAGCCATTATGTACAGGTTTTCATATTCGTAATTCTTATAAATCCTGTTAAATACTTCGGGATGCTAAATATTCTTTAAAAATCGACACTGTTCACTATGATTTTTAATGCAATTAAAAATGCTTAGCCTCGTTGCTAAGCATTTACAGTTTCAATTAATAACTAATCGAGTATTTAGATTTAATGTCCAATAATTTCATTTGATTCGGTAACATATTTA from Bacillus sp. HMF5848 includes these protein-coding regions:
- the ehuB gene encoding ectoine/hydroxyectoine ABC transporter substrate-binding protein EhuB; amino-acid sequence: MKKLFYLSLLMFLALILAACSSTTGGSELATLEKAREEGKIVVGFAGEKPYAYKTADGELTGEAVEVARAVFKELGIDEMEGVLTEFSSLIPGLKAERFDVITAGMYVTPDRCEKVAFGEPEYSIGEALAVQKGNPMDIHSYEDIAANPDVKIAVMEGAIELQYLEAAGVPDSQIEIVSDIPSNVQALQSGRVDAITMTGPTLEAAMETADIANIERVEDFKQPTVDGESVRGYGAAAFRLGDEAFVKAYNEKLQEMKDSGKLLEIISQFGFSEADLPGDMTTAELCGQ